Proteins co-encoded in one uncultured Draconibacterium sp. genomic window:
- a CDS encoding Arm DNA-binding domain-containing protein, with protein MRTNQSFGIQFISRRKGKTTDSLVYARITVNKKRVEISLKKTVKTKHWNAAKGKLKSNAPGSRSFNTYLEFVQSKLVECYQKLQLKREFITTETIKSHFLCEDENVHSLNKLFDYHHLTESGKLSASTNKNYKITTP; from the coding sequence ATGAGAACAAATCAATCATTTGGAATTCAATTCATTAGCAGACGGAAGGGAAAAACTACTGACAGTTTAGTCTATGCAAGAATTACAGTTAATAAAAAGAGAGTGGAGATTTCGCTTAAGAAAACTGTCAAAACCAAGCATTGGAATGCAGCTAAAGGTAAGCTTAAAAGTAACGCTCCTGGTAGTAGATCTTTCAATACCTACCTGGAATTCGTACAGTCTAAATTAGTCGAGTGCTACCAGAAACTTCAACTCAAAAGAGAATTTATTACTACTGAAACCATTAAATCACATTTTCTATGTGAAGATGAAAACGTTCATTCATTAAACAAGTTGTTTGACTACCATCACCTGACCGAATCCGGCAAGCTTTCGGCGAGCACAAATAAAAACTACAAAATAACCACCCCTTAA
- the mobC gene encoding plasmid mobilization relaxosome protein MobC, translated as MVQFNKGGRPRKLDGEKMKYKVTVKMSTVEFYSLIGKSQEAGITQSEFIRQSIMSMTVVQRLTPELNAEIRKLSGMGNKLNQIARKANALGYDHIRSEYLFLARKIDRIINKML; from the coding sequence ATGGTACAATTTAACAAAGGCGGACGTCCACGAAAGTTGGATGGTGAGAAGATGAAATATAAGGTAACGGTAAAAATGTCGACCGTAGAATTTTACTCCTTAATTGGCAAATCGCAAGAAGCCGGAATTACCCAAAGTGAGTTTATCAGACAGTCAATAATGAGTATGACCGTCGTCCAACGCTTAACACCTGAATTAAATGCAGAAATAAGAAAACTTTCAGGAATGGGTAATAAACTGAATCAGATTGCACGTAAAGCCAATGCGCTTGGTTACGATCATATTCGGAGCGAATACCTGTTTTTAGCGCGTAAGATTGACCGAATCATAAACAAGATGCTATGA
- a CDS encoding relaxase/mobilization nuclease domain-containing protein encodes MIAKITTGGDFSGEVEYILDPKKAAELFIGVGVRLKNTHSIIKSFTAQTELNLRVGKPVGHISLDFSVQDKAKLSNTFMLKVADDYMNRMGIVNTRFIIARHYDKEHPHIHIVFNRVNNLGKTISNKNDRYRSEKICKELTRKNDLYFAKGKENVKVHRLKEPDKTKYEIYYSLKELIPKCKDMDELEAKLKKEGIIFHYKYRGNTNVVQGISFIKNNLRFNGSKVDREFSYSKIKYRLDQNKVQEYFKAYRIHPMIITFNS; translated from the coding sequence ATGATTGCCAAGATTACAACAGGTGGAGATTTTTCCGGGGAAGTAGAATATATACTTGATCCAAAGAAGGCGGCTGAATTGTTTATAGGAGTGGGTGTACGTTTGAAAAATACTCACTCGATTATAAAAAGTTTTACGGCTCAAACAGAACTTAATTTGCGGGTAGGCAAACCGGTAGGTCATATTTCCCTTGATTTCTCTGTTCAGGATAAAGCAAAATTAAGTAATACCTTTATGCTGAAAGTTGCAGATGATTACATGAATAGAATGGGAATTGTAAATACCCGGTTTATAATAGCCCGGCACTACGATAAGGAGCATCCCCATATACATATTGTTTTTAACAGGGTGAACAACCTGGGGAAAACCATTTCTAACAAAAACGATCGTTACCGTAGTGAAAAGATCTGCAAAGAACTTACACGAAAAAATGACCTGTATTTTGCAAAAGGAAAAGAAAATGTAAAAGTTCATAGACTCAAGGAGCCGGACAAAACAAAATATGAAATTTATTACAGCCTGAAAGAACTTATTCCCAAATGTAAAGACATGGATGAACTGGAAGCTAAGCTGAAAAAAGAGGGGATAATTTTCCACTATAAATACAGGGGGAATACAAATGTTGTCCAGGGGATTTCGTTTATTAAAAACAATTTAAGATTTAATGGTTCGAAAGTTGACCGAGAATTTAGTTACTCCAAAATAAAGTACCGGTTGGATCAGAATAAGGTGCAGGAATATTTTAAGGCATACAGAATTCATCCGATGATTATAACTTTCAACAGCTAA